A part of Oncorhynchus masou masou isolate Uvic2021 chromosome 21, UVic_Omas_1.1, whole genome shotgun sequence genomic DNA contains:
- the g2e3 gene encoding G2/M phase-specific E3 ubiquitin-protein ligase yields the protein MKRRIRRSEQEYSIDCCALCKLNENCPDKYGEKITLKSHELTVHYFCLLMSSGVYQRGEENEGIYGFLVGDIKQEVSRSYRLKCAVCKKNGASVGCYIKSCRKMVHFPCGKQHQFIFQFTDPFPSYCKDHSPTQSLPVSSCVSEPLSCSVCLDPIEAVLSYSVLKCPACHGSWFHRDCVQNQAHSAAMFFFRCTLCNNKDMFQQEMLRMGIHIPERDAAWELEENAYGELLQVYQHCDANKCLSHSGRTNSTRTGWFQILRCMLCGSRGTHRKCASLNAFETDWACEDCAAAVDATASLPRHTDSPQPAGQRRSRSSKRSLILTPRQSPIVCKRPSLSGCSAKEILQELASQISQQHPPMPVVVSGNKVLEAAMELVKRSDFKPSHALAVRFTSSKHIPSSGNTRHFLSLLVQQLQNTIFEGPDGAKNLTLDAQALREDVYFDVGCLLSLSLIHGGPPLGFFSRALYQHLFNFPRDTPLTVEDIGNTGFIDKVKKIQESRSLEELREAMQSASEYLEVAGCMRPVDSLSDKDTLVEDIVSFHLITRLQLPFQRFCEGLKTLGVFDQVQMFPGAFVSLFCSSPDKLTAETMSALFTVKFSEQEETTGKESAVVTFWRHYLVECEVGRCATSLEDVLIYATSADVVPAIGFSPNPTLSFLNPLDPAGAFPKSQPSSNHLVLPVVPSYQVFKKNMEYAVCQLTVMQAI from the exons ATGAAGAGGAGGATTCGAAGATCTGAGCAGGAATACTCAATAGACT GTTGTGCACTTTGTAAACTCAATGAAAATTGTCCGGACAAATATGGCGAGAAGATCACACTTAAGTCACATGAACTcactgtgcactacttttgcctg CTGATGTCAAGTGGAGTGTATCAGCGTGGCGAGGAAAACGAAGGCATCTATGGCTTCTTGGTGGGTGATATTAAACAGGAGGTCAGCAGATCCTACAGACTA AAGTGTGCAGTCTGCAAGAAGAACGGTGCCTCAGTTGGGTGCTACATCAAAAGCTGCCGGAAAATGGTCCATTTTCCATGTGGCAAACAACACCAATTCATCTTTCAATTCACAGACCCATTTCC CTCCTACTGCAAGGATCACAGTCCCACCCAGTCGTTGCCAGTCTCGTCCTGTGTCAGTGAGCCCCTGTCTTGCTCAGTGTGTCTGGATCCCATAGAGGCCGTTCTCTCCTACTCCGTCCTCAAGTGTCCTGCCTGCCATGGCAGCTGGTTTCACAGAGACTGTGTGCAG AACCAGGCTCACAGTGCTGCCATGTTCTTCTTCAGATGCACTCTGTGCAACAACAAGGACATGTTCCAGCAGGAGATGCTCCGGATGGGAATCCACATACCAGAGAG AGATGCAGCCTGGGAGCTGGAAGAAAATGCCTATGGAGAGTTACTGCAGGTGTACCAACACTGTGATGCCAACAAATGTCTCTCCCACAGTGGTCGGACAAACTCTACACGCACTGG ATGGTTTCAAATATTGCGTTGCATGCTCTGTGGCTCAAGAGGTACACACCGAAAGTGTGCTTCCCTCAACGCTTTTGAGACTGACTGGGCTTGTGAGGACTGTGCAGCAGCTGTGGATGCAACAG CTTCACTACCCAGACACACTGACTCTCCACAGCCCGCTGGGCAGAGAAGAAGCAGGTCTTCTAAAAGGAGTCTTATCCTGACCCCTCGCCAATCACCCATAGTCTGTAAAAG GCCATCGTTGTCTGGATGCTCTGCTAAAGAGATCCTACAGGAGCTTGCCAGTCAGATATCACAGCAGCACCCGCCCATGCCAGTGGTGGTGAGTGGGAACAAGGTCCTGGAGGCTGCCATGGAGCTAGTGAAGAGGAGCGACTTCAAGCCGTCCCATGCCCTGGCGGTGAGATTTACAAGCAGCAAGCACATTCCCAGCTCTGGCAACACCCGACACTTCCTCAGCCTCCTGGTGCAGCAGCTGCAAAACACCATCTTTGAAGGTCCTGATGGTGCCAAGAACCTGACTCTCGACGCACAAG CTCTGAGGGAGGATGTCTACTTTGACGTAGGATGTCTGCTGTCCCTGAGTCTGATCCACGGGGGACCTCCTCTGGGCTTCTTCTCCAGGGCTCTATACCAGCACCTGTTCAACTTCCCTAGGGATACTCCTCTCACTGTGGAGGACATAGGCAACACTGGATTCATAGACAAAGTCAAGAAG ATTCAGGAATCTAGATCCTTGGAGGAATTGAGAGAGGCAATGCAGTCAGCTTCAGAATACCTGGAAGTGGCTGGGTGCATGAGACCAGTTGACAGCCTTTCTGACAAAGACACACTTGTTGAAGATATTGTGAGCTTCCACCTAATCACAAGACTGCAGTTACCCTTCCAAAG GTTCTGTGAAGGTTTGAAAACCCTTGGTGTGTTTGACCAGGTCCAGATGTTTCCGGGGGCCTTTGTTagtctgttctgttcctctcctgACAAGCTGACTGCTGAGACCATGTCTGCCCTCTTCACTGTTAAGTTTTCAGAACAGGAAGAGACCACAGGGAAGGAGAGTGCTGTGGTCACCTTCTGGAGACACTACCTAGTGGAGTGTGAAG TTGGCAGATGTGCAACATCGCTAGAGGACGTGCTCATCTATGCCACATCCGCTGATGTGGTGCCAGCCATAGGGTTCAGCCCCAACCCCACCTTATCCTTCCTCAACCCACTGGACCCTGCCGGGGCCTTTCCCAAGAGCCAACCCAGCTCTAACCACCTGGTGCTGCCTGTGGTGCCATCCTACCAAGTCTTTAAGAAGAATATGGAGTATGCAGTGTGCCAGCTCACAGTGATGCAGGCCATATGA